A single genomic interval of Terriglobus albidus harbors:
- a CDS encoding alpha/beta fold hydrolase, translating into MITADKGVQLEVLDWKGTGRPVILLSGLGDTAHIFDDFAPKLTGTYHVYGITRRGYGASSRPADGYGADRLGDDVVAVLDVLKLNKPILVGESIAGEELSSIATRCPERIAGAVYLEAAYSFALYDPKVGDWHLDLPVLQKQLELFAKQTRYSRPIVHELIDTDLPVFLKDLQNMRDYWENLPQRGSDPPPPTAADRASFPAYRAYQVRVQGFTFPEAELRNEFVTNSDGSVGRWIPNEHNGLVFDGQRKFTEPRVPVLAIFAMGNGHGTEIAAASLERLVPSAHVVRLSHADHQVFLSNEADVLKEVKSFIDSLPE; encoded by the coding sequence ATGATCACCGCAGACAAAGGTGTCCAGCTGGAAGTGCTCGATTGGAAAGGAACTGGCAGGCCAGTCATACTTCTCAGCGGCCTTGGGGACACGGCTCACATATTCGATGATTTCGCGCCAAAACTCACCGGAACGTATCACGTCTACGGGATAACCCGACGTGGATACGGTGCTTCAAGCCGGCCCGCCGATGGTTATGGAGCCGACCGGCTTGGAGACGACGTCGTCGCCGTTCTGGATGTTTTGAAGTTGAACAAGCCAATACTGGTGGGAGAATCGATCGCCGGTGAGGAATTAAGTTCGATAGCCACTCGATGCCCAGAACGTATCGCCGGAGCAGTTTATCTTGAGGCTGCCTACTCCTTTGCGTTATACGACCCCAAGGTGGGCGACTGGCATTTGGATTTACCGGTACTTCAGAAGCAGCTTGAACTTTTTGCAAAGCAAACCCGGTACTCAAGACCCATCGTGCATGAACTCATCGACACGGATCTACCTGTTTTTCTAAAAGACCTTCAGAACATGCGAGATTACTGGGAAAACCTGCCCCAAAGAGGATCCGATCCTCCTCCGCCAACTGCGGCTGACCGTGCCAGTTTTCCTGCGTATAGGGCATACCAAGTTCGAGTCCAGGGATTCACCTTCCCGGAAGCTGAGCTTCGCAACGAATTTGTGACGAACTCAGACGGTAGCGTTGGAAGGTGGATTCCAAACGAACACAATGGTTTGGTCTTCGACGGACAAAGAAAGTTCACAGAACCACGTGTTCCAGTCCTTGCAATCTTCGCAATGGGCAATGGTCACGGCACAGAAATCGCAGCTGCGTCGCTTGAGAGACTTGTGCCTTCGGCACACGTGGTTCGCCTTTCGCACGCTGATCACCAAGTGTTTTTGTCCAATGAGGCCGATGTTCTTAAAGAAGTGAAGAGTTTTATCGATAGCTTGCCCGAATAA
- a CDS encoding DUF6624 domain-containing protein gives MQQVTWEKAVEAQHDALIKRWGKGTDPVLREKLQAIYQRDQDARRLMMTLPPAEWTDALRKQQRDTDATLTLQLKEIVNTYGWPTFRLVGSEGASQALLILNHSADHTWQRGMLPQLERLARNQQIPESDFAMLLDKILVASGKPQRYGMNFKFADGKMQMYAVEDPEHLTERRERAMLPPLMVYKHMLAEAYHLKVTDEVAQPESMKP, from the coding sequence TTGCAGCAAGTAACGTGGGAAAAAGCAGTCGAAGCACAGCATGATGCCCTAATAAAGCGGTGGGGAAAAGGCACTGATCCGGTGCTTCGCGAAAAGCTACAGGCGATATATCAACGCGATCAGGATGCACGTCGGCTCATGATGACCTTACCGCCAGCTGAGTGGACAGATGCGCTGAGGAAACAGCAGCGAGACACAGACGCTACATTGACATTGCAATTGAAAGAGATTGTAAACACGTACGGGTGGCCCACATTCCGACTGGTTGGAAGTGAAGGGGCAAGCCAGGCACTCTTGATCCTGAACCATTCTGCCGACCACACGTGGCAACGAGGGATGTTGCCGCAATTAGAAAGACTCGCCAGAAACCAGCAGATCCCCGAGTCCGATTTCGCGATGCTGCTTGATAAGATTCTTGTCGCCTCGGGCAAGCCGCAGCGGTATGGGATGAATTTCAAATTCGCCGACGGAAAGATGCAAATGTATGCAGTGGAAGATCCAGAGCATCTTACGGAGCGACGCGAGCGGGCTATGCTCCCACCGCTAATGGTCTACAAACATATGTTGGCTGAGGCATATCACCTAAAAGTGACGGATGAAGTTGCGCAGCCGGAATCCATGAAGCCATAG
- the ilvC gene encoding ketol-acid reductoisomerase, whose translation MAKAYHDHDADLSLIQAKKVAIIGYGSQGHAHALNLKDSGVDVKVGLRPGSPNEAKAKNAGLEVLPVAEAAKWADVIMLLVPDQTAAKVYKEVEPGLTAGKTLMFAHGFNIRFRTINPPADVDVSLVAPKGPGHRVREVFTEGGGVPGLVAVEQDATGNALKLALSYAKGIGCTRGGVLETTFTEETETDLFGEQAVLCGGTAALVKAGFEVLTEAGYQPELAYFEVLHELKLIVDLMYRGGLEYMRYSISDTAEWGDYVAGPRIVTPAVKDAMKGLLKDIQDGTFAKKFIEENETGRKGFERIRKEEAAHPVEKVGKDLRKSMPFLDPVEVKDGNVVKV comes from the coding sequence ATGGCAAAGGCATACCACGACCACGACGCAGACCTCTCTCTTATCCAGGCGAAGAAAGTCGCCATCATCGGCTACGGCTCGCAGGGCCACGCCCATGCGCTGAACCTGAAGGACTCGGGCGTGGACGTCAAGGTCGGCCTTCGTCCCGGTTCGCCGAACGAGGCCAAGGCGAAGAACGCCGGACTGGAAGTGCTCCCGGTAGCCGAAGCTGCCAAGTGGGCTGATGTGATCATGCTGCTGGTTCCCGACCAGACGGCCGCCAAGGTCTACAAGGAAGTTGAGCCAGGCCTCACCGCCGGCAAGACCCTGATGTTCGCCCACGGCTTCAACATCCGCTTCCGCACCATCAATCCTCCTGCCGACGTGGATGTCTCGCTGGTCGCCCCCAAGGGCCCTGGCCATCGCGTCCGCGAGGTCTTCACCGAGGGCGGTGGTGTCCCCGGACTGGTAGCAGTGGAGCAGGATGCCACCGGCAACGCCCTGAAGCTGGCTCTGAGCTACGCCAAGGGCATCGGTTGCACCCGTGGCGGCGTTCTTGAGACCACCTTCACGGAAGAGACCGAAACTGACCTCTTCGGCGAGCAGGCCGTTCTCTGCGGCGGCACGGCTGCCCTGGTCAAGGCGGGCTTTGAAGTTCTGACCGAGGCTGGCTACCAGCCCGAGCTGGCCTACTTCGAGGTACTGCACGAGCTCAAGCTGATCGTCGACCTGATGTACCGCGGTGGCCTTGAGTACATGCGCTACTCCATCTCCGACACTGCCGAGTGGGGTGACTACGTTGCCGGACCGCGCATCGTGACCCCGGCCGTGAAGGATGCGATGAAGGGCCTGCTGAAGGACATCCAGGACGGAACCTTCGCCAAGAAGTTCATCGAAGAGAACGAGACCGGCCGCAAAGGCTTCGAGCGTATCCGTAAGGAAGAGGCTGCTCATCCGGTCGAGAAGGTTGGCAAGGATCTGCGCAAGTCCATGCCCTTCCTCGATCCGGTCGAGGTCAAGGACGGAAACGTCGTCAAGGTGTAA
- the ilvN gene encoding acetolactate synthase small subunit gives MLHTFIALVDDKPGVLTRVASLFRRLSVNIVSLTVGESEREGVSRMTIVCEGAENAAHRIRASLYKLEVTREVDEASRAEAVIRELCLIKVGAGPNSPHGVHSRTQIFELAQVFRARVVDLAPESIMLEMTGSASKIEGLLQVLRESNYDVLEVSRTGRMAMRRGHHTSKVLKALGTKTPAEQPVAYPVRPEEDDLPNQFEEDET, from the coding sequence ATGCTGCATACCTTTATTGCACTTGTTGACGACAAGCCAGGCGTGCTGACGCGCGTGGCTTCCCTCTTTCGCCGCCTTTCGGTGAATATCGTCTCGCTGACCGTGGGTGAGAGTGAGCGCGAGGGAGTCTCGCGCATGACTATCGTGTGCGAGGGCGCCGAGAACGCGGCTCACCGCATCCGGGCTTCCCTCTATAAGCTCGAGGTCACGCGCGAGGTCGATGAGGCCTCGCGCGCAGAAGCCGTGATTCGCGAGCTCTGCCTCATCAAGGTCGGCGCCGGCCCCAACTCACCCCACGGCGTCCATTCGCGCACCCAGATCTTTGAGCTGGCACAGGTCTTTCGTGCCCGCGTCGTTGATCTGGCGCCGGAGTCCATCATGCTGGAGATGACCGGCTCCGCCTCGAAGATCGAGGGTCTGCTGCAGGTCCTGCGTGAGTCAAACTATGACGTGTTGGAGGTCTCACGCACCGGCCGCATGGCCATGCGCCGCGGACACCACACCAGCAAGGTGCTAAAGGCCCTGGGCACTAAAACGCCAGCAGAACAGCCGGTCGCCTATCCGGTCCGTCCGGAAGAAGACGACCTCCCCAACCAGTTTGAGGAAGACGAAACATAA
- a CDS encoding PadR family transcriptional regulator encodes MLAPTGLIPYQRWPILRSLHDYRRPYYIRFLLSTHCLPQSDSDIVGIRQEASLEKAPPLSPATLHILLALAAGDLHGYGIIQEIARHSEGHYRPGPGTLYDNLKKLMDLGLVADVLKPSSQSDEERRFYTLTSDGWAALSAEIDRLQQIVRKARSRLQHIRPGNV; translated from the coding sequence ATGCTCGCCCCTACAGGGCTGATTCCATACCAGAGATGGCCAATACTGCGATCCCTTCACGATTACAGACGCCCGTACTACATACGATTTTTATTGAGTACCCATTGCCTTCCACAGTCGGATTCCGATATAGTCGGAATCCGACAGGAGGCTAGTTTGGAAAAAGCGCCACCGCTATCGCCTGCGACCTTGCACATCCTTCTTGCCCTGGCAGCGGGAGACTTGCATGGCTATGGGATTATCCAAGAGATTGCTCGTCATTCCGAAGGCCATTACAGACCGGGTCCTGGAACTTTATATGACAACCTGAAAAAGCTGATGGATCTTGGGTTGGTCGCGGATGTTCTCAAGCCGTCATCGCAGAGCGATGAAGAACGACGCTTTTACACTCTGACATCGGACGGGTGGGCCGCTTTGTCTGCGGAGATAGATCGGCTTCAACAAATCGTCCGGAAGGCCAGATCACGTCTTCAACACATTAGGCCGGGAAATGTATGA
- a CDS encoding ABC transporter permease, giving the protein MSRRHFWIEQLLQDTRYAVRTLRRNWGFAAVVIATLGIVIGMNTAVFSIVDTVLFRPLPYPASSRLVWIAQYRDAEHDDWASRADFMVWKRQAQSFEAMAAFANHDLALVVSGISSQETVASTGGDFWDITGVKPYLGRLYTREESHAVVLSYDLFERRFGGNPDVVGKAATLNGYEVTVIGVLPKGFSYLFPELVYSGDVRREIAAYIPLPQSIETPGDEIRESPSSGPAPPWISAVGKLRPGVSIEQANAEMQIINSNIAKQYPTPIRHPLLHVAYLRDKISGNARAALLVLLAAVGFVLLIAVVNVANLLLARANTRQREIAIRASLGAGRTRVIRQFLAESVLLSSLGGGAGLVLAHWALYVIARFWPQAVPRLAEVGLNPSVLLFTLAVSTATGLFFGFAPAVTLWRDDLQAALKDTTQNLFQGAFGIQIRSLLVCVQIALAIVLLTGAGLLVKSFWRLSNHASSLSPESILTLRLSLSGTQYSGWPARQFYLHTMLDRLQSVPGAQAAGLDTYTLHTKVRVKGVETRSQQESFASIRAVSAGYLRAMGVSLVSGRWPSDREMMYGDVLVNETFVRGLTRDKDIVGKEVNGSFVIGRVVGVVADFRGSQLDAETQPEMYASYELAPLTKSMSVHAFVRMSGDHRPNGSAIQQLVSGIDPTQPVYNVETLEEALSESISPRRFNLFLLGTFAISALLMALIGIYGVIAYSVAQRTHEIGIRMALGADRRRIVCMVVCEGMRTAIIGISIGLLVSFGLTRLMTSLLYDVKSDDPTTFASVALLLAASAFLASVWPATRAAFVNPLIALRHE; this is encoded by the coding sequence ATGAGCCGACGGCACTTTTGGATCGAACAACTGCTCCAAGATACTCGGTACGCAGTCCGTACATTGCGACGGAACTGGGGCTTTGCCGCAGTAGTGATTGCAACACTAGGCATCGTGATTGGCATGAATACCGCGGTGTTCAGCATTGTGGATACCGTGCTTTTTCGCCCGTTACCCTATCCCGCGTCAAGCCGCCTGGTGTGGATAGCACAGTATAGAGATGCAGAACATGACGACTGGGCTTCCAGGGCAGATTTCATGGTCTGGAAACGTCAGGCACAGTCCTTTGAGGCAATGGCGGCGTTTGCGAATCATGATCTAGCGCTTGTTGTTTCCGGCATATCCAGTCAGGAGACCGTGGCTTCTACAGGCGGAGATTTCTGGGATATTACGGGAGTAAAACCCTATCTAGGTCGCCTGTACACGCGAGAGGAATCGCATGCAGTGGTTTTATCGTATGACCTCTTCGAAAGGCGTTTTGGAGGTAATCCAGATGTAGTTGGCAAAGCTGCCACACTGAATGGGTATGAGGTTACGGTTATAGGTGTTCTTCCAAAGGGCTTTAGCTATCTTTTTCCTGAGCTGGTTTACTCGGGAGACGTTAGACGAGAGATCGCTGCGTACATACCTCTTCCACAATCGATCGAGACACCAGGTGATGAGATACGTGAATCACCTTCGAGCGGTCCGGCCCCACCGTGGATATCTGCTGTCGGCAAGCTTAGGCCTGGGGTTTCTATTGAACAAGCGAATGCTGAGATGCAGATCATCAATAGCAATATCGCTAAACAATATCCAACTCCCATCCGACATCCGCTCCTGCACGTTGCCTATTTGCGTGACAAGATCTCCGGGAATGCTCGTGCGGCACTCCTGGTCCTGCTGGCTGCGGTGGGCTTTGTTCTCCTGATTGCAGTTGTGAATGTGGCGAATCTTCTGCTCGCGCGAGCGAACACCCGGCAACGAGAGATTGCAATTCGCGCCTCTTTAGGCGCCGGTCGTACTCGTGTCATTCGCCAGTTCCTCGCCGAAAGTGTCCTTCTATCCTCGTTAGGAGGTGGCGCGGGGTTAGTTCTTGCGCATTGGGCGCTCTACGTGATCGCTCGATTTTGGCCTCAGGCAGTCCCGCGGCTGGCAGAAGTGGGACTAAATCCTTCTGTTTTACTTTTTACGCTTGCCGTCTCAACAGCAACGGGCCTGTTCTTCGGATTCGCACCCGCAGTGACGCTTTGGAGAGATGATCTCCAAGCAGCATTGAAAGACACGACTCAGAATTTATTTCAGGGAGCATTTGGTATCCAGATAAGAAGCCTGCTAGTTTGCGTTCAAATCGCTCTTGCGATCGTGCTTCTTACAGGTGCTGGCCTGCTTGTCAAAAGTTTTTGGCGATTGAGCAATCATGCATCGTCCCTCTCCCCGGAAAGCATCCTCACCCTCCGACTGTCTCTTTCGGGCACACAGTATAGTGGCTGGCCGGCAAGACAGTTCTACCTGCATACAATGCTTGATCGCTTACAAAGCGTGCCCGGCGCGCAGGCGGCGGGTTTAGACACCTACACACTGCACACCAAGGTAAGAGTTAAGGGAGTAGAGACACGATCGCAGCAAGAATCTTTCGCCAGCATCCGAGCTGTCTCTGCAGGATATCTTCGCGCTATGGGCGTTTCGCTTGTTTCGGGTCGTTGGCCATCCGACCGGGAGATGATGTACGGCGACGTTCTTGTAAATGAGACCTTTGTTCGCGGTCTCACGAGAGATAAGGACATTGTGGGCAAGGAGGTCAATGGGAGCTTCGTTATAGGGCGAGTCGTCGGCGTCGTGGCAGACTTTCGGGGCTCGCAGCTGGACGCTGAAACGCAACCCGAAATGTATGCTTCGTATGAATTGGCTCCGCTAACCAAGTCCATGTCAGTACATGCCTTCGTAAGAATGTCGGGAGACCACCGACCAAACGGAAGCGCGATCCAGCAACTGGTTTCTGGCATCGACCCCACTCAGCCTGTGTACAACGTAGAAACCCTGGAGGAGGCCCTTTCAGAATCCATCTCTCCTCGCCGTTTCAATCTATTTCTGCTGGGAACGTTTGCGATATCCGCGCTGCTGATGGCTCTGATCGGTATATACGGAGTCATTGCTTATTCAGTAGCTCAGCGGACGCACGAGATTGGGATAAGAATGGCACTCGGTGCGGACCGAAGACGCATCGTTTGCATGGTTGTATGTGAGGGAATGAGGACGGCAATCATCGGTATCTCCATCGGCCTCCTCGTCTCATTTGGACTAACGCGGCTCATGACAAGTTTGCTCTACGACGTGAAGTCGGATGATCCCACGACATTCGCGTCGGTAGCACTTCTCTTAGCCGCATCCGCTTTTCTAGCGTCCGTCTGGCCAGCGACTCGCGCTGCCTTTGTTAATCCGCTTATTGCCTTACGGCACGAATGA
- a CDS encoding NIPSNAP family protein: MKRRQFIRSMAAGAATAITLKSSEAEMQEKPSAPTQEFYELRKYTLRNGTGPKLTENFFAQAMIPSLNRMGISPVGAFKVDIGPETPTYYLLLPSNSAETLLTVNQRLTKDAEFLKAAAGFWDAPAATPAFIRVESSIFSAFTGWPKLTAPKPGKRIFQLRTYESSGYAAHLKKVEMFNNGEIEIFVRSGLAPVFFGSALTGPLLPNLTYMLTFPDLPTLSANWSKFASDPAWKELSHRPGNTDAEIVSNITNLYLSPLACSQI, encoded by the coding sequence ATGAAGAGGCGGCAATTTATCCGCTCCATGGCCGCAGGCGCGGCCACAGCCATCACCCTTAAATCCAGCGAGGCAGAGATGCAGGAGAAACCGTCCGCCCCGACACAGGAGTTCTATGAACTCCGCAAGTACACACTCCGCAATGGCACCGGACCGAAACTGACGGAGAACTTCTTTGCGCAGGCGATGATTCCCTCACTCAACCGCATGGGAATCTCGCCCGTCGGCGCCTTCAAAGTCGATATCGGACCGGAGACGCCCACGTATTACCTGTTGCTGCCTTCCAACTCAGCCGAGACACTGCTTACCGTCAACCAGCGCCTCACGAAGGACGCGGAGTTTCTCAAGGCGGCCGCCGGCTTTTGGGATGCACCTGCCGCAACACCCGCGTTTATCCGCGTAGAAAGCTCGATCTTCTCCGCCTTTACCGGCTGGCCAAAGCTCACAGCGCCGAAGCCCGGCAAACGCATCTTCCAGCTCCGCACTTATGAGAGCTCCGGCTATGCCGCGCACCTGAAGAAGGTCGAAATGTTCAACAACGGAGAGATTGAGATCTTTGTCCGATCCGGCCTAGCCCCGGTCTTCTTTGGCAGTGCTCTCACCGGGCCGTTGCTACCAAATCTCACCTACATGCTCACCTTCCCGGATCTGCCGACGCTTTCTGCCAACTGGTCGAAGTTCGCTTCTGATCCGGCATGGAAGGAGCTATCGCACCGGCCGGGAAATACGGATGCAGAGATCGTGAGCAATATTACGAACCTCTATCTGAGCCCGCTGGCTTGCTCACAGATTTAG
- a CDS encoding alpha/beta fold hydrolase — protein sequence MARNIRSAFWNMTLLAIFAATAHSQPANPMPLGKMVDLGGYRLHLYCTGRGKQTVVLSPGGGDFSFVWYLVQQQLQSSARVCTYDRAGSAWSDPGPQPLTLRQEAYELERALKLSGERGPYVVAGHSIGGLVMMTFAEGYPDETSGIVLVDTPSPDSTLGFWGKLVRVRDLAKRTIPPIHTMETSPPIPITDAERERAMKYKSHRIQPPFDRLPLEIQKLQLWAQTLPPKVGLTEQDDYTPEEFEFLYELEDFGHPFGDKPLVIMIGMQDHASHEEKITAKRAEHTLSTNNKVIEVQDSGHAIHLEDPAAVVAAIRETMSAALHRTPLKQ from the coding sequence ATGGCCAGGAATATTCGATCTGCTTTTTGGAATATGACCCTGCTTGCAATTTTTGCCGCGACTGCTCACTCGCAGCCGGCAAATCCCATGCCTCTGGGCAAAATGGTTGACCTTGGTGGCTACCGCCTTCACCTTTACTGCACGGGCAGAGGGAAGCAGACGGTTGTACTCTCGCCGGGAGGCGGAGACTTTTCTTTTGTATGGTACTTAGTTCAACAGCAACTACAAAGTTCTGCCCGCGTTTGCACCTATGATCGTGCGGGCTCGGCGTGGAGCGATCCCGGTCCGCAACCGTTAACCCTGCGACAAGAAGCCTACGAGTTGGAGCGAGCTCTGAAGCTATCTGGCGAGAGAGGTCCGTATGTCGTCGCCGGTCATTCAATCGGGGGCCTGGTTATGATGACGTTCGCGGAGGGGTATCCGGATGAAACTTCCGGTATCGTTCTCGTTGACACACCAAGCCCAGATTCGACCCTCGGTTTCTGGGGGAAATTAGTCCGGGTACGAGATTTGGCCAAACGAACGATCCCACCTATTCACACCATGGAAACCAGTCCTCCTATCCCAATCACTGATGCGGAGCGGGAACGGGCGATGAAATACAAGAGTCACAGGATTCAACCCCCATTTGATCGTTTACCGCTTGAGATTCAAAAGCTGCAGCTCTGGGCACAGACATTGCCGCCTAAGGTAGGACTGACCGAGCAGGACGATTACACGCCGGAGGAGTTCGAGTTCCTGTACGAGTTGGAGGACTTTGGGCACCCCTTCGGAGACAAACCACTGGTCATTATGATCGGCATGCAAGATCACGCCTCTCACGAAGAAAAGATCACGGCAAAGAGAGCGGAGCATACTCTATCCACGAACAACAAGGTCATAGAGGTCCAAGATTCGGGGCACGCTATTCACCTTGAAGATCCAGCAGCAGTAGTTGCAGCAATTCGGGAAACAATGAGCGCTGCTCTTCACCGCACCCCCCTAAAACAGTAA